Proteins from one Mycobacterium sp. EPa45 genomic window:
- a CDS encoding DMT family transporter: MSTLVRGHDHFRLGLMFAIGSAFTFGMSGPFAKSLMGAGWSPTAAVTARLAGGALVMAIFATIVKPGWVREARAHARTVVAYGLVPIAGAQLCYYNAVSHLSVGVALLLEYTAPLLVVGWIWGTTRRRPRTMTLAGVALAIAGIMLVLNVFEGAHINTAGVLWGLGAAICAACYFMMSDEVSADGTGLNSITLAAGGLVVGAIAVALLGLTGVMPLTFTANNADVAGFTVPWWVPVVMLAVVATAIAYTLGISGVARLRPSFASLVGLGEVLFAVLTAWLLLGEAITAVQAIGGLVVLLGLALARQGDRTVTAATWPDAGPIEEVAGKARA, encoded by the coding sequence ATGTCGACGCTGGTCCGCGGCCACGATCACTTCCGGCTCGGGCTGATGTTCGCCATCGGGTCGGCGTTTACGTTCGGCATGTCGGGCCCGTTCGCCAAGTCGCTGATGGGCGCCGGTTGGTCTCCGACGGCTGCGGTCACCGCCCGGCTGGCCGGTGGCGCCCTGGTGATGGCGATCTTCGCCACCATCGTCAAGCCCGGCTGGGTCCGCGAGGCCCGCGCCCATGCCCGCACGGTGGTGGCCTACGGGCTCGTCCCGATCGCCGGTGCCCAGCTCTGTTACTACAACGCCGTCTCGCATCTGTCGGTCGGGGTGGCACTGCTACTGGAGTACACCGCCCCCCTCCTCGTCGTGGGCTGGATCTGGGGGACCACCCGGCGCCGACCGCGCACCATGACGCTGGCCGGCGTGGCTCTGGCCATCGCCGGAATCATGTTGGTGCTCAACGTCTTCGAGGGCGCCCACATCAACACGGCCGGCGTACTGTGGGGCCTGGGCGCCGCAATCTGCGCGGCCTGCTACTTCATGATGTCCGACGAGGTCAGTGCCGACGGCACTGGACTGAACTCGATAACCCTGGCCGCAGGCGGGCTCGTGGTCGGCGCGATCGCTGTGGCACTGCTGGGTCTGACCGGCGTGATGCCGCTGACGTTCACCGCCAACAACGCCGACGTCGCCGGCTTCACGGTGCCGTGGTGGGTTCCGGTCGTGATGCTGGCCGTGGTGGCCACCGCGATCGCCTACACGCTGGGGATCAGCGGCGTGGCACGGCTGCGGCCGAGTTTCGCGTCCCTGGTCGGTCTGGGCGAGGTGCTCTTCGCCGTGCTGACGGCGTGGCTGCTGCTCGGTGAGGCGATCACCGCGGTGCAGGCCATCGGCGGCCTGGTGGTGCTGCTCGGCCTGGCGCTGGCGCGTCAGGGCGACCGCACGGTCACGGCAGCGACCTGGCCCGACGCCGGACCGATCGAGGAAGTCGCCGGTAAAGCCCGCGCGTGA
- a CDS encoding cutinase family protein, with translation MFALVSPATLPTAAAACNDVQVVFARGTDEPPGIGRVGQAFVNSLRGKIGNRSMGVYAVNYPASYDFLAAADGANDASAFIQGVVNDCPNTRLVLGGYSQGAAIIDIITSVPFPAIGFNNPLPPNVPDHVAALAVFGNPTAKVGLPLTTSAVYGGRAIDLCNAGDPICTSGDDVPAHRSYGSDGSATRAASFVAGLL, from the coding sequence ATGTTTGCGCTGGTCAGCCCCGCCACGCTGCCGACCGCAGCGGCCGCCTGCAACGACGTGCAGGTGGTGTTCGCCCGCGGCACCGACGAGCCACCGGGCATCGGCCGGGTGGGGCAGGCGTTCGTCAACTCGCTGCGCGGCAAGATCGGCAACCGCTCGATGGGCGTCTACGCCGTCAACTACCCGGCCAGCTACGACTTCCTGGCCGCCGCCGACGGCGCCAACGACGCCAGCGCATTCATCCAGGGCGTGGTCAACGACTGCCCCAACACCCGCTTGGTGCTCGGCGGCTATTCGCAGGGTGCGGCGATCATCGACATCATCACCTCGGTCCCCTTCCCGGCGATCGGCTTCAACAATCCGCTGCCGCCCAACGTGCCGGACCACGTCGCAGCCCTGGCGGTCTTCGGCAACCCCACCGCCAAGGTCGGTCTGCCGCTGACCACCAGTGCGGTCTACGGCGGGCGGGCCATCGATCTGTGCAACGCCGGCGACCCGATCTGCACCAGCGGCGACGACGTTCCCGCCCACCGTTCGTACGGCAGTGACGGATCGGCAACGCGCGCCGCTTCGTTTGTCGCCGGACTGCTCTAG
- a CDS encoding cutinase family protein, with the protein MASPTMTPARKLGVASMVALTIMMPVAVVPAAQADPCPDVDVVFARGTSEPVGIGRVGQAFTDSLQAQLGGRSVSTYAVNYPATYDFLGAADGAADATNHIAVTAAACPSTRFVLGGYSQGAAVVDMLVGIPPLGNKVGDIGSAPPLPGNLANRVAGLAVFGNPSTKFGIPITSAGGVFAGKGVDYCNDGDPICSRGRNPFAHTDYEKGPSPAEAAGFLAGLL; encoded by the coding sequence ATGGCCAGCCCGACCATGACACCAGCCCGCAAACTCGGCGTTGCGTCGATGGTTGCGTTGACGATCATGATGCCGGTCGCCGTCGTTCCGGCCGCGCAGGCCGACCCGTGCCCGGACGTCGACGTGGTCTTCGCCCGCGGCACCAGCGAGCCGGTCGGCATCGGCCGCGTCGGACAGGCCTTCACCGACTCCCTGCAGGCCCAACTCGGCGGCCGCTCGGTGAGCACCTACGCGGTGAACTATCCCGCCACCTACGATTTCCTCGGCGCAGCCGACGGCGCCGCCGATGCAACCAACCACATCGCGGTCACCGCCGCCGCGTGCCCGTCGACCCGTTTCGTGCTCGGCGGCTACTCCCAGGGCGCCGCGGTGGTCGACATGCTCGTCGGCATCCCGCCCCTGGGCAACAAGGTCGGTGACATCGGCTCCGCACCGCCGCTGCCGGGCAACCTGGCCAACCGGGTCGCCGGCCTGGCAGTCTTCGGCAACCCGTCCACCAAATTCGGCATTCCCATCACGTCGGCCGGCGGGGTGTTCGCCGGCAAGGGTGTGGACTACTGCAACGACGGTGACCCGATCTGCTCGCGTGGCCGCAATCCATTCGCGCACACCGATTACGAGAAGGGCCCCTCCCCCGCGGAGGCCGCCGGCTTCCTCGCCGGCCTGCTCTAG
- a CDS encoding cutinase family protein, whose product MAGMRVKAVVSIAAAVMSVAASLLSTAVASAADCPDAEVIFARGRYEPPGIGRIGQAFVDSLRAKTPKSVGVYEVNYVADWNVVPGANDLSRHMQYMATNCPNTRQVPGGYSLGAAVVDVVLGSDRAQFGFNNPLPASVANHVAAVVLFGNGTRSIFGPVEAANSPLYGPKTLDLCNVDDPICNGIDPNTLVDNWNAHLQDAYIDGGLVDQAAQFTADRL is encoded by the coding sequence ATGGCTGGCATGCGCGTCAAAGCGGTGGTGAGCATAGCGGCGGCGGTGATGTCCGTCGCCGCATCGCTGTTGTCGACGGCCGTGGCGTCCGCCGCGGACTGTCCCGACGCCGAAGTCATCTTTGCGCGCGGTCGCTACGAACCGCCCGGCATCGGTCGCATCGGCCAGGCGTTCGTCGACTCGTTGCGCGCCAAGACCCCGAAAAGCGTCGGCGTGTACGAAGTCAATTACGTCGCCGACTGGAACGTCGTGCCGGGCGCCAACGACTTGAGCAGGCACATGCAGTACATGGCGACCAACTGCCCGAACACCCGTCAGGTGCCGGGCGGGTACTCGCTGGGCGCTGCGGTCGTCGACGTCGTGCTGGGCTCGGACCGAGCGCAATTCGGCTTCAACAATCCGCTGCCGGCCTCGGTCGCGAATCACGTTGCCGCCGTGGTGCTCTTCGGCAACGGCACCCGCAGCATCTTCGGTCCGGTGGAGGCGGCCAACAGCCCGCTGTATGGTCCGAAGACGCTCGACCTGTGCAACGTGGACGACCCGATCTGCAACGGCATCGACCCCAACACCCTGGTCGACAACTGGAACGCTCACCTGCAGGATGCATATATCGATGGCGGCTTGGTCGATCAGGCCGCCCAATTCACCGCAGACAGGCTATAA
- a CDS encoding cutinase family protein, translated as MHIRGTLTSAVAVLIAAAAMLVGPSTMPSGVVGAPQAAAAGCPDVEVIFARGRLESPGAGIIGNEFVSALRSRVHRNIGLYAVKYPADNQVDIGANDISQRIIYNINNCPNTRLVLGGYSLGAAATDMVLALPITILGFKTLLPPDAGSHIAAVALFGNGTQWLGPITNFSPEYRDRTIELCHGADPICNPADPDTWEANWPDHLAAAYRKAGMIDQAADFVAGRL; from the coding sequence ATGCATATTCGGGGGACGCTGACCAGTGCGGTCGCGGTACTCATCGCGGCCGCAGCGATGTTGGTTGGGCCATCGACGATGCCGAGTGGCGTAGTCGGTGCACCGCAGGCTGCGGCCGCCGGGTGTCCCGACGTCGAAGTGATCTTCGCGCGCGGCCGCCTGGAATCCCCCGGCGCGGGGATCATCGGCAACGAATTCGTCAGCGCACTGCGATCCCGGGTCCACCGCAACATCGGCCTCTATGCGGTGAAGTATCCCGCCGACAACCAGGTCGACATCGGCGCCAACGACATCAGCCAGCGGATCATCTACAACATCAACAATTGCCCGAACACCCGGCTCGTCCTCGGTGGCTACTCGCTGGGGGCGGCAGCCACCGACATGGTGCTGGCACTTCCCATTACGATCCTGGGCTTCAAGACCCTTCTTCCCCCCGACGCCGGCAGCCACATCGCGGCAGTCGCCTTGTTCGGCAACGGAACCCAGTGGCTGGGCCCCATCACGAACTTCAGCCCCGAATACCGGGACCGGACCATCGAGCTGTGTCACGGTGCCGACCCGATCTGCAACCCGGCCGACCCGGACACCTGGGAGGCCAACTGGCCCGATCATCTGGCCGCGGCTTATCGGAAAGCCGGAATGATCGACCAGGCCGCCGATTTCGTGGCGGGCAGGCTCTAG
- the truA gene encoding tRNA pseudouridine(38-40) synthase TruA codes for MSAFLPVTGNGGGQVRLRLDVAYDGTDFTGWAAQEGFRTVCGVLEEALSTVFRTPVRVFGAGRTDTGVHATGQVAHLDVAADALGHAYPRHARPGEPEFLPLVRRLARFLPQDVRVRQISRAPAGFDARFSALRRHYEYRLSLAPYGVDPQFARYVTAWMRPLDVEAMSVASRHLVGLHDFAAFCRHRPGATTIRDLQRLDWARDGDAVTAYVTADAFCWSMVRSLVGALLAVGEGRRQPDWCATLLTADARSSDFAAAPARGLTLTGVDYPPDDELAARINVTRDLRTLNKP; via the coding sequence ATGAGTGCGTTCCTGCCCGTCACCGGTAACGGTGGCGGGCAGGTTCGGTTGCGGCTCGATGTCGCTTACGACGGAACCGACTTCACCGGCTGGGCGGCGCAGGAGGGTTTTCGCACCGTCTGCGGTGTACTCGAGGAGGCACTCTCGACGGTGTTCCGGACTCCGGTGCGGGTTTTCGGAGCCGGTCGCACCGACACCGGTGTGCACGCGACCGGCCAGGTCGCTCATCTCGACGTCGCGGCCGACGCACTGGGCCACGCGTATCCGCGGCATGCCCGGCCCGGTGAGCCCGAATTCCTGCCGCTGGTGCGCCGGTTGGCCCGCTTCCTGCCCCAGGATGTGCGGGTGCGCCAAATCAGCCGTGCTCCAGCCGGATTCGATGCCCGATTCTCGGCGTTGCGCCGGCACTACGAGTACCGGCTGTCGTTGGCACCCTATGGTGTCGATCCGCAGTTCGCACGGTATGTGACGGCGTGGATGCGGCCGCTGGATGTCGAGGCCATGTCGGTGGCATCCCGGCATCTGGTGGGGTTGCACGATTTCGCCGCGTTCTGTCGCCACCGGCCCGGCGCCACGACGATCCGTGACCTTCAGCGCCTGGACTGGGCGCGCGACGGCGATGCGGTGACCGCCTACGTCACCGCCGACGCATTCTGTTGGTCGATGGTGCGGTCGTTGGTCGGTGCACTGCTGGCCGTGGGTGAGGGTCGCCGCCAACCTGATTGGTGCGCAACGCTGTTGACCGCGGACGCCCGTTCGAGCGACTTCGCCGCCGCACCGGCCCGGGGCCTGACCTTGACGGGGGTGGATTATCCGCCCGATGACGAACTGGCGGCTCGGATCAACGTCACCCGCGACCTGCGGACGCTGAACAAGCCCTAG
- the rplQ gene encoding 50S ribosomal protein L17 produces the protein MPKPTKGPRLGGSSSHQKAILANLATSLFEHGRIKTTEPKARALRPYAEKLITHAKKGALHNRREVMKKIRDKDVVHALFAEIAPFFADRNGGYTRIIKVEPRKGDNAPMAVIELVREKTVTSEANRARKSSAAKAAPVAAAAAPQAAVEPEEAVGPDAEDSVEEIKAEDSAIADAQTAEAADEVAEEQAEDAAVADAQAAEAAEGSDSEKA, from the coding sequence ATGCCCAAACCCACCAAGGGTCCTCGCCTCGGCGGGTCGTCCTCGCACCAGAAGGCGATCCTGGCCAACCTGGCCACCTCGCTCTTCGAGCACGGCCGGATCAAGACCACCGAGCCCAAGGCGCGGGCGTTGCGTCCGTACGCGGAGAAGCTCATCACCCACGCCAAGAAGGGTGCGCTGCACAACCGGCGTGAGGTGATGAAGAAGATCCGTGACAAGGACGTCGTACACGCTCTCTTCGCCGAGATCGCGCCGTTCTTCGCCGACCGCAACGGCGGCTACACCCGCATCATCAAGGTCGAGCCGCGCAAGGGCGACAACGCCCCCATGGCGGTCATCGAACTGGTTCGGGAGAAGACGGTGACCTCGGAGGCCAACCGGGCACGCAAGAGCTCGGCCGCCAAGGCCGCGCCGGTGGCAGCCGCTGCCGCACCGCAGGCCGCGGTGGAGCCCGAAGAGGCTGTCGGTCCGGACGCCGAGGACTCCGTCGAGGAGATCAAGGCCGAGGATTCGGCGATCGCCGACGCCCAAACCGCCGAGGCTGCCGATGAGGTCGCTGAGGAGCAGGCGGAGGACGCTGCCGTCGCCGACGCCCAGGCCGCCGAGGCTGCCGAGGGTTCGGACTCCGAAAAGGCGTAA
- a CDS encoding DNA-directed RNA polymerase subunit alpha, with protein sequence MLISQRPTLSEEVIAENRSQFVIEPLEPGFGYTLGNSLRRTLLSSIPGAAVTSIRIDGVLHEFTTVPGVKEDVTDIILNLKGLVVSSEEDEPVTMYLRKQGPGEVTAGDIVPPAGVTVHNPDMHIATLNDKGKLEVELVVERGRGYVPAVQNKASGAEIGRIPVDSIYSPVLKVTYKVEATRVEQRTDFDKLILDVETKNSISPRDALASAGKTLVELFGLARELNVEAEGIEIGPSPAEADHIAAFALPIDDLDLTVRSYNCLKREGVHTVGELVARTESDLLDIRNFGQKSIDEVKIKLHQLGLSLKDSPATFDPSEVAGYDVATGTWNSDAGYDLDAEQDYTETEEL encoded by the coding sequence ATGCTGATTTCTCAGCGCCCCACACTGAGCGAAGAGGTCATCGCCGAGAACCGGTCGCAGTTCGTCATCGAACCGCTGGAGCCGGGATTCGGTTACACCCTTGGCAATTCGCTGCGGCGTACGCTGCTGTCGTCGATCCCCGGCGCGGCCGTGACGAGCATCCGCATCGACGGTGTGCTGCACGAGTTCACCACCGTGCCCGGTGTGAAGGAAGACGTCACCGACATCATCCTGAATCTCAAGGGCCTGGTCGTCTCCTCCGAGGAGGACGAGCCGGTCACCATGTACCTGCGCAAGCAGGGTCCGGGTGAGGTGACCGCCGGTGACATCGTCCCGCCGGCCGGTGTGACGGTGCACAACCCCGACATGCACATCGCCACCCTCAACGACAAAGGCAAGCTCGAGGTCGAGCTCGTCGTCGAGCGCGGCCGTGGTTACGTGCCTGCCGTGCAGAACAAGGCCTCCGGTGCCGAAATCGGCCGCATTCCAGTCGATTCCATCTACTCGCCGGTGCTCAAGGTCACGTACAAGGTGGAGGCCACCCGCGTCGAGCAGCGCACGGACTTCGACAAGCTGATCCTGGACGTCGAGACCAAGAACTCGATCAGCCCGCGTGACGCCCTGGCGTCGGCCGGCAAGACCCTGGTCGAATTGTTCGGTCTGGCACGGGAACTCAACGTCGAAGCCGAGGGCATCGAGATCGGCCCGTCGCCTGCCGAGGCCGATCACATCGCGGCGTTCGCGCTGCCGATCGACGATCTGGACCTGACCGTCCGTTCGTACAACTGCCTCAAGCGCGAAGGTGTGCACACCGTCGGCGAGCTGGTCGCCCGTACGGAGTCCGATCTGCTGGACATCCGTAACTTCGGCCAGAAGTCGATCGACGAGGTCAAGATCAAGCTGCATCAGCTTGGTCTGTCGCTCAAGGACAGCCCGGCCACCTTCGATCCGTCCGAGGTCGCCGGCTACGACGTCGCCACCGGCACCTGGAACAGCGATGCGGGTTACGACCTCGACGCCGAGCAGGACTACACCGAAACCGAAGAGCTCTAA
- the rpsD gene encoding 30S ribosomal protein S4, which yields MARYTGPATRKSRRLGVDLVGGDQSFEKRPYPPGQHGRARIKESEYRQQLQEKQKARFTYGVMEKQFRKYYEEANRSAGKTGENLLQILETRLDNVVYRAGLARTRRMARQLVSHGHFTVNGVKVNIPSYRVSQYDIIDIKDKSINTFPFEAARQAAGDRPIPSWLQVVGERQRILVHQLPTREQIQVPLAEQLIVEFYSK from the coding sequence ATGGCTCGTTATACCGGACCCGCCACCCGCAAGTCGCGCCGCCTCGGCGTCGACCTGGTCGGTGGTGATCAGTCGTTCGAGAAGCGTCCCTACCCGCCCGGCCAGCACGGCCGCGCGCGGATCAAGGAGAGCGAATACCGCCAGCAGCTGCAGGAGAAGCAGAAGGCTCGCTTCACCTACGGCGTGATGGAGAAGCAGTTCCGCAAGTACTACGAAGAGGCCAACCGGTCCGCAGGCAAGACCGGTGAGAATCTGCTGCAGATCCTCGAGACCCGGCTGGACAACGTCGTGTACCGCGCCGGCCTGGCGCGTACCCGCCGGATGGCCCGCCAGCTGGTCAGCCACGGCCACTTCACCGTCAATGGTGTCAAGGTGAACATCCCGAGCTACCGGGTGTCGCAGTACGACATCATCGACATCAAGGACAAGTCGATCAACACCTTCCCGTTCGAGGCTGCCCGTCAGGCGGCGGGCGACCGTCCGATCCCGTCCTGGCTGCAGGTCGTCGGCGAGCGTCAGCGAATCCTCGTGCACCAGTTGCCCACTCGTGAGCAGATCCAGGTTCCGCTCGCCGAGCAGCTGATCGTCGAGTTCTACTCGAAGTAA
- the rpsK gene encoding 30S ribosomal protein S11, translating to MAQAKKGTGAKKGQKTRRREKKNVPHGAAHIKSTFNNTIVSITDPQGNVIAWASSGHVGFKGSRKSTPFAAQLAAENAARKAQEHGVKKVDVFVKGPGSGRETAIRSLQAAGLEVGAISDVTPQPHNGCRPPKRRRV from the coding sequence ATGGCACAGGCAAAGAAGGGCACCGGCGCCAAGAAGGGTCAGAAGACCCGTCGCAGGGAAAAGAAGAACGTCCCGCACGGCGCCGCTCACATCAAGAGCACGTTCAACAACACGATCGTCTCGATCACCGATCCCCAGGGCAATGTCATCGCCTGGGCTTCGTCGGGTCACGTCGGCTTCAAGGGTTCGCGCAAGTCGACCCCGTTCGCCGCGCAGCTCGCCGCCGAGAATGCTGCCCGCAAGGCGCAGGAGCACGGCGTGAAGAAGGTCGACGTCTTCGTGAAGGGCCCGGGTTCGGGCCGCGAGACGGCGATCCGCTCGCTGCAGGCAGCCGGCCTCGAGGTCGGCGCCATCTCCGACGTCACTCCGCAGCCGCACAACGGCTGCCGTCCGCCCAAGCGGCGCAGGGTCTAG
- the rpsM gene encoding 30S ribosomal protein S13, whose amino-acid sequence MARLMGVDLPRDKRMEIALTYIYGIGRTRSQEILAGTGIDRDLRTKDLTDDQVTQLRDYIEGNLKVEGDLRREVQADIRRKIEIGCYQGLRHRRGLPVRGQRTKTNARTRKGPKRTIAGKKKAR is encoded by the coding sequence ATGGCACGTCTCATGGGCGTTGATCTCCCGCGCGACAAGCGCATGGAGATCGCGCTGACCTATATCTACGGCATCGGCCGTACCCGTAGCCAGGAGATCCTGGCCGGCACCGGCATCGACCGGGACCTGCGCACCAAGGACCTCACCGATGATCAGGTGACCCAGCTGCGCGACTACATCGAAGGCAACCTCAAGGTCGAGGGTGACCTGCGCCGCGAGGTTCAGGCCGACATTCGCCGCAAGATCGAGATCGGCTGCTACCAGGGACTGCGGCACCGCCGCGGCCTGCCGGTGCGTGGCCAGCGAACCAAGACCAATGCGCGCACCCGCAAGGGCCCCAAGCGCACCATCGCCGGCAAGAAGAAGGCCAGGTAA
- the rpmJ gene encoding 50S ribosomal protein L36 encodes MKVNPSVKPICDKCRVIRRHGRVMVICSDPRHKQRQG; translated from the coding sequence GTGAAGGTGAACCCGAGCGTCAAGCCGATCTGCGACAAGTGCAGGGTGATCCGCCGGCATGGGCGGGTCATGGTGATCTGCTCTGATCCGCGCCACAAGCAGCGGCAGGGCTAG
- the infA gene encoding translation initiation factor IF-1 — protein MAKKDGAIEVEGRVVEPLPNAMFRIELENGHKVLAHISGKMRQHYIRILPEDRVVVELSPYDLTRGRIVYRYK, from the coding sequence ATGGCCAAGAAAGACGGTGCCATCGAGGTCGAGGGCCGCGTGGTCGAGCCCCTGCCCAATGCGATGTTTCGCATTGAGCTGGAGAACGGACACAAGGTACTCGCTCACATCAGCGGCAAGATGCGGCAGCACTACATCCGCATCCTCCCCGAGGACCGGGTGGTGGTGGAGTTGTCTCCCTACGACCTGACTCGCGGGCGCATTGTGTACCGGTACAAGTAG
- a CDS encoding FAD-dependent oxidoreductase — protein sequence MTGPAPQPRKPVILTVDDDPAVSRAVARDLRRHYGERYRIVRAESGLDALETINELKLRGETVAVFVADYRMPQMSGIQFLEEAMDVYPMARRVLLTAYADTHAAIDAINVVDLDHYLLKPWDPPEEKLYPVIDALLEAWHATGDRAIPHTKVIGHRWSERSWEVRQFLARNLHSFRAFNADEPKGKQLLDAGGLDDFELPVVISEQGQIMVNPTDAELAAMLGLSTSPSLEMYDLAVIGGGPAGLAAAVYGASEGLKTVLIEETTTGGQAGRSSRIENYLGFPTGVSGAELTTSARRQAERFGAEVITTRRAIKLSAGESGTARTIEFEDGTTIAARAVILATGVAYRQLQVTGCWDNPDDPSCNYVGRGVYYGASVSDASECRGEDVYIVGGANSAGQAAMFMSREARSVTMLVRGPSLEASMSHYLIQQIEKNPTITVRTCTEVVDTLGEDDHLTGLVLENRQTGQRETVEAGRMCCFIGAEPRTDWLKEVVAVDDHGFVLAGPDLLNVAGWTLDRPPHHLETSVPGVFVAGDVRSESAKRVAAAVGEGSMAVMLVHRYLAEA from the coding sequence ATGACTGGACCCGCCCCCCAGCCCCGCAAACCCGTGATCCTCACCGTGGACGACGACCCGGCCGTGTCGCGCGCCGTAGCCCGTGACCTTCGCCGCCATTACGGCGAGCGGTACCGGATCGTCCGCGCAGAATCCGGCCTCGATGCGCTGGAAACGATCAACGAACTCAAGCTGCGCGGCGAGACCGTCGCGGTGTTCGTCGCCGACTACCGGATGCCTCAGATGAGCGGTATCCAGTTCCTCGAAGAGGCGATGGACGTCTACCCGATGGCCCGCCGCGTTCTGCTGACGGCATACGCCGACACCCACGCCGCGATCGACGCCATCAACGTCGTCGACCTGGACCACTACCTGCTCAAGCCGTGGGATCCGCCGGAGGAGAAGCTCTACCCGGTGATCGACGCGCTGCTGGAGGCGTGGCACGCCACCGGCGACCGGGCCATCCCGCACACCAAGGTGATCGGGCACCGGTGGAGCGAACGATCGTGGGAAGTCCGCCAGTTCCTGGCCCGCAATCTGCATTCGTTCCGCGCGTTCAACGCCGACGAGCCCAAGGGCAAGCAGCTGCTCGACGCCGGTGGGCTCGACGACTTCGAGCTGCCAGTCGTCATCAGCGAGCAGGGCCAGATCATGGTCAACCCGACTGACGCCGAGCTGGCCGCGATGCTGGGACTGTCGACCAGCCCGTCGCTGGAGATGTACGACCTGGCTGTCATCGGCGGCGGCCCGGCCGGTCTCGCGGCGGCGGTATACGGCGCCTCCGAAGGACTCAAGACGGTGTTGATCGAGGAGACGACCACCGGCGGGCAGGCCGGCCGCAGCTCCCGGATCGAGAACTACCTGGGGTTCCCGACCGGTGTCTCCGGCGCCGAGCTCACCACGTCGGCGCGCCGGCAGGCCGAGCGCTTCGGCGCCGAAGTGATCACCACCCGCAGGGCGATCAAGCTGAGCGCAGGGGAATCCGGCACCGCACGCACCATCGAGTTCGAGGACGGCACCACCATCGCCGCTCGCGCGGTGATCCTCGCCACCGGCGTGGCCTACCGTCAGCTGCAGGTCACCGGCTGTTGGGACAACCCTGACGATCCGTCGTGCAACTACGTCGGGCGTGGTGTCTACTACGGCGCCTCGGTCTCCGACGCCTCGGAGTGCCGCGGCGAGGACGTCTACATCGTGGGCGGCGCCAACTCAGCCGGGCAGGCCGCGATGTTCATGTCTCGTGAGGCGCGCTCGGTGACCATGCTGGTGCGCGGGCCGTCGCTGGAAGCGTCGATGTCGCACTACCTGATCCAGCAGATCGAGAAGAACCCCACGATCACGGTGCGGACCTGCACCGAGGTGGTGGACACGCTCGGCGAGGACGACCACCTGACCGGCCTGGTGCTGGAGAACCGGCAGACCGGCCAGCGGGAGACCGTCGAAGCCGGCCGGATGTGCTGCTTCATCGGCGCCGAGCCCCGCACCGACTGGCTCAAAGAGGTCGTCGCCGTCGACGACCATGGTTTCGTCCTGGCCGGACCAGACCTGCTCAACGTGGCCGGATGGACGCTGGACCGCCCGCCGCACCACCTGGAAACAAGTGTGCCCGGTGTGTTTGTTGCAGGAGACGTGCGCTCCGAGTCCGCAAAACGGGTGGCGGCCGCCGTCGGCGAAGGTTCGATGGCGGTGATGTTGGTGCACCGGTACCTGGCGGAGGCATAA